The following are from one region of the Rosistilla carotiformis genome:
- the smc gene encoding chromosome segregation protein SMC, with protein sequence MLKALELAGFKSFADRTRFDFPDGITVVVGPNGSGKSNIVDGIKWVLGSQSAKSLRGKDMSDVIFKGSQSRKAAASAEATIVFDNSAGTLPVDAPEVHVTRRVFRSGEGEYLINGEPCRLKDVKNLVRGTGIGIDAYSLIEQGKVDRMLNASAKDRRAIFEEAAGISRFKAKKVEAARRLARVDQNLVRLGDIVDEVAARLKNIKSQATKAERYRIQSTRLKELRMQVAWTDWQEFSQCLEQTDSELAEAEAAREAVQAELAQVTESRQELEMSVQSVAIKAQAVEASRTDASRRIASLVGRRDADTTAREDIEQSSASQRRRLQVLQAQAGTATAELRRLETRLADAIEMGAQAKAIADAAEAENTRVGKHVDAVRRSSLEAEQQHLAALRQASEFDGQMQRLNQQISEAQRSEKVLEQRIAAQQAVVNRLTDDAQRCQKVVADLDTQIDAFAVQIDTMENELADRRRVLNRRREEIAALQSRLHGVSERLNVLEDLQQRHEGVENGVRDVLEAAARDDSGPLASCRGIVADLFEADVHVAPLIDVALGGKSQFLVVSGDEIQRAVASGSVKLSGRVGLIRMDELPSVRPGERIRLDGLSGIIGRADRMVKASEAIEPLVRHLLCTTWLVESLEVALGLSRLSGAGLRFVTRNCELLERDGSVVIGPARAAAGLVSRRSELASARKEQQTYRYQLEESDKEASRLAANVEQRDAELHQIITRHREAVTQRAASGATLAAATDALDAQVHALRSLTEEAESIHRTHNQSQVELVEVRQALAGCRQRAERYESQQEEYKQTLQLAQDEERQASDALMKANVELARSEQRSEALETAIEQVRRDQGERREAVDEVRHRLNTELQRLIDLDRRMLDASSELNELYLSEEADGVALKALAAEVSAVRSSMAAKQKEIDSVQKRAQKAAEHVHAIQRRRDTADVQRANLAQRLIDDYEVNLAEESIPDDFEPPEDRQAVEKEIADLRQQVQKSGSVNMEALEELEELQERYDMLHGQYQDLTAAKASLERIVNKINADSRRLFLDTLEAIRTNFQTLYRRSFGGGSADLILEEGADPLEAGVEIIATPPGKPTFSNTLLSGGEKALTAVALLMSIFKYRPSPFCVLDEVDAPFDEANIGRFVSVLQEFLEHSKFVVVTHSKKTMTAAHTLYGVTMQESGVSTRVSVRFEDVSEDGHISEDAVKRSKNDEAA encoded by the coding sequence ATGCTCAAAGCCCTTGAACTGGCAGGCTTCAAAAGCTTTGCCGACCGAACTCGATTCGATTTCCCCGACGGCATTACTGTCGTCGTGGGTCCGAACGGTTCTGGCAAGTCGAACATCGTCGACGGCATCAAATGGGTGCTCGGTTCGCAGTCGGCCAAGAGCCTCCGCGGCAAGGACATGTCCGATGTGATCTTTAAAGGATCGCAAAGTCGCAAGGCGGCCGCTTCGGCCGAAGCGACGATCGTGTTCGACAACTCGGCGGGAACGCTGCCCGTCGACGCTCCCGAAGTACACGTCACCCGCCGCGTCTTCCGCAGCGGCGAAGGGGAGTATCTGATCAATGGCGAACCGTGCCGATTGAAGGATGTGAAGAACTTGGTTCGTGGTACCGGGATCGGTATCGATGCCTATAGCTTGATCGAACAGGGCAAAGTCGATCGGATGCTCAACGCCAGCGCCAAGGATCGTCGCGCGATCTTTGAAGAAGCCGCCGGCATCAGCCGCTTTAAAGCCAAGAAAGTGGAAGCCGCGCGACGGTTGGCGCGAGTGGATCAAAACCTGGTCCGCTTGGGCGACATCGTCGACGAAGTTGCCGCGCGACTTAAGAACATCAAGAGTCAGGCGACCAAAGCCGAACGGTACCGGATCCAAAGCACGCGGTTAAAAGAGCTGCGGATGCAGGTCGCGTGGACCGATTGGCAAGAATTTTCGCAGTGCTTGGAACAGACCGATTCGGAATTGGCCGAAGCCGAAGCGGCTCGCGAAGCGGTGCAGGCGGAATTGGCTCAGGTGACCGAGTCGCGTCAAGAATTGGAGATGAGTGTCCAGTCGGTGGCGATCAAGGCGCAAGCGGTCGAGGCCAGTCGCACCGACGCGTCGCGGCGGATCGCGTCTTTGGTCGGTCGTCGCGATGCCGACACCACCGCGCGGGAAGACATCGAACAGTCCTCGGCATCCCAGCGACGGCGATTGCAAGTATTGCAAGCGCAAGCGGGAACGGCGACGGCCGAATTGCGGCGTTTAGAGACGCGGCTCGCCGATGCGATTGAAATGGGTGCCCAAGCCAAGGCCATCGCCGACGCTGCCGAAGCGGAGAACACACGGGTCGGCAAGCATGTCGACGCGGTTCGCCGCAGCAGCTTGGAAGCGGAACAACAGCATCTGGCAGCGTTACGCCAGGCGAGCGAATTCGATGGCCAGATGCAGCGGCTGAACCAACAGATCTCCGAAGCCCAACGCAGCGAGAAGGTGCTCGAACAACGCATCGCCGCGCAGCAAGCGGTGGTGAATCGGTTGACCGATGATGCCCAGCGGTGCCAAAAAGTGGTCGCCGATCTCGATACGCAAATCGATGCGTTTGCGGTTCAGATCGACACGATGGAAAACGAATTGGCCGACCGCCGCCGCGTGCTCAATCGCCGACGCGAAGAGATCGCGGCGCTGCAGAGCCGATTGCACGGGGTCAGCGAGCGGTTGAACGTGCTGGAAGATTTGCAGCAACGACACGAAGGGGTCGAGAATGGCGTCCGCGATGTCTTGGAAGCCGCCGCCCGCGACGACTCGGGACCGCTAGCCAGCTGTCGCGGGATCGTCGCCGATCTGTTCGAAGCTGACGTGCATGTCGCCCCCCTGATCGATGTCGCGTTGGGAGGCAAGTCGCAGTTTTTGGTCGTCAGTGGCGACGAGATTCAGCGGGCCGTTGCTTCGGGATCCGTCAAACTCAGCGGACGGGTGGGGCTGATTCGGATGGACGAATTGCCGAGCGTTCGGCCCGGCGAACGGATCCGTCTGGATGGACTCAGCGGGATCATCGGCCGCGCCGATCGGATGGTCAAGGCGAGCGAAGCGATCGAACCGTTGGTCCGGCATCTGTTGTGTACGACGTGGTTGGTCGAATCGTTGGAGGTTGCCTTGGGTCTGAGCCGGCTGAGCGGAGCGGGCTTGCGGTTTGTCACTCGCAATTGTGAACTGTTGGAACGCGACGGCAGCGTCGTGATCGGACCGGCACGAGCGGCCGCTGGTTTGGTCAGCCGGCGCAGCGAACTCGCCTCGGCCCGCAAAGAACAACAGACCTACCGCTACCAATTGGAAGAATCGGACAAGGAGGCTTCGCGTTTGGCCGCCAATGTCGAACAACGCGACGCTGAACTGCATCAGATCATCACGCGGCATCGCGAAGCGGTGACGCAGCGCGCCGCCTCGGGAGCGACATTGGCCGCAGCGACCGACGCGTTGGACGCTCAGGTCCATGCGCTGCGGTCGTTGACCGAGGAAGCCGAATCGATCCATCGCACGCACAATCAAAGCCAGGTCGAATTGGTGGAAGTGCGGCAGGCATTGGCCGGATGTCGTCAGCGTGCCGAACGTTACGAAAGCCAGCAAGAAGAATACAAGCAGACGCTGCAGTTGGCTCAGGACGAAGAACGTCAGGCCTCCGACGCGTTGATGAAAGCGAATGTCGAATTGGCTCGCAGCGAACAACGTAGCGAAGCCTTGGAAACCGCGATCGAACAGGTCCGTCGCGATCAAGGGGAACGCCGCGAAGCGGTCGATGAAGTCCGTCATCGACTGAATACCGAATTGCAACGTTTGATCGATCTCGATCGCCGGATGCTCGATGCGTCCTCGGAATTGAACGAACTGTATCTGTCCGAAGAAGCCGACGGCGTGGCGCTGAAGGCGTTGGCGGCGGAGGTCAGCGCGGTGCGGAGCAGCATGGCGGCCAAGCAAAAAGAGATCGACTCGGTTCAAAAACGTGCCCAGAAGGCGGCCGAACATGTCCACGCGATCCAACGCCGTCGCGATACGGCCGATGTTCAGCGGGCCAATTTGGCGCAGCGATTGATCGACGACTACGAGGTCAATCTTGCGGAGGAATCGATTCCCGACGACTTCGAACCGCCAGAAGATCGCCAAGCGGTGGAAAAAGAGATCGCGGATTTGAGGCAGCAGGTGCAGAAGTCGGGATCGGTCAACATGGAAGCGCTTGAAGAGCTCGAAGAGCTGCAAGAACGCTACGATATGCTGCACGGTCAATACCAAGACCTAACCGCCGCCAAGGCGTCGCTGGAACGGATCGTGAACAAGATCAACGCCGATTCCCGTCGTTTGTTCTTGGACACGTTGGAAGCGATCCGCACGAACTTTCAAACGCTCTATCGTCGCTCGTTTGGTGGCGGTAGCGCCGACCTGATCCTCGAGGAAGGGGCCGATCCGTTGGAAGCCGGCGTCGAGATCATCGCCACGCCCCCCGGCAAGCCGACGTTCAGCAACACGCTCCTCTCCGGTGGTGAAAAAGCGCTCACGGCCGTTGCGCTGTTGATGTCGATCTTCAAATATCGTCCCAGCCCGTTCTGCGTGTTGGACGAGGTCGACGCGCCGTTTGACGAAGCGAACATCGGCCGTTTTGTCAGCGTGTTGCAAGAGTTTCTCGAGCACAGCAAGTTTGTCGTCGTCACCCACTCCAAAAAGACGATGACCGCCGCGCATACCTTGTACGGTGTCACGATGCAGGAATCGGGCGTCTCGACGCGCGTCTCGGTGCGATTTGAGGACGTCAGCGAGGATGGGCACATCAGCGAGGATGCGGTCAAGCGATCCAAGAACGATGAAGCGGCGTAG
- a CDS encoding flagellar basal body P-ring protein FlgI: MINTCIARFTRLGQPALAGLLIVASSGCLSPWMGSKDEKNENEVAAVEELFQSENRPKLVRDATVSMGMNPVKLEAIGIVNGLAGTGGIPEPSPQRDSLLAELKTRNVNDPNQFLDSNQSAMVSVEAFLPAGVQKDDPIDLYVRISTRSNATSLRGGWLMPARLQEVRLLNNQLRTSDMLALGTGPILIRSAYEAGDEKALIREGVIPSGGRSAKARSIGLIIRPAYQHAFISAQIANDINRRFFFFDGTSRRGIANAKEDDFIELSIHPTYHRNIPRLMSVVQSVAIKDSIDERHVRIKELAARLTEPSTAAAAALQLEAIGDEGAVPLKVAATVANPEIRFYAAESLAYMDEVEAIDPLVELVRSEPAFRHRALLALSILEHRLAAEGLRELMDESSVETRYGAFRNLRERPDRELLVPGTQMPEGYSFFHVASKADPLVVVSTLRFAEVVVFGGPVPIRPPKYLMAGSGIMVRGDDAGKLRISRFQPGKPDTRSIAQPTVAGLIKGISDVGGNYSDVVEVLRLAKQQGDLEARFAIDPLPKTVRTYHRESESEDEEASYEELGPSNIDPPVGSGKKDSWWKF, from the coding sequence ATGATAAATACCTGCATCGCCCGTTTCACTCGACTGGGGCAACCCGCGCTAGCGGGATTGCTGATCGTCGCTAGTAGCGGCTGTCTGAGCCCGTGGATGGGGAGCAAGGACGAAAAAAACGAAAACGAAGTTGCTGCGGTCGAAGAACTTTTTCAAAGCGAAAACCGCCCCAAACTGGTTCGCGACGCCACCGTTTCGATGGGCATGAACCCTGTCAAATTGGAAGCGATCGGAATCGTCAATGGATTGGCGGGAACCGGCGGAATCCCCGAGCCCTCGCCACAGCGGGACTCGTTGCTGGCCGAATTGAAGACCCGCAATGTCAACGATCCCAATCAGTTTTTGGATTCGAATCAATCGGCGATGGTTTCGGTCGAAGCCTTTTTGCCTGCCGGGGTCCAGAAAGACGACCCGATCGATCTTTATGTCCGGATCAGCACGCGTTCGAACGCCACAAGTCTGCGCGGTGGTTGGTTGATGCCGGCCCGATTGCAAGAGGTTCGGTTGCTGAACAATCAATTGCGAACCAGCGACATGTTGGCCCTGGGAACGGGACCCATCTTGATCCGCAGTGCGTATGAAGCGGGTGACGAAAAGGCCTTGATCCGCGAAGGGGTGATCCCTTCGGGAGGCCGCAGTGCCAAGGCCCGCAGCATCGGTCTGATCATTCGTCCGGCGTATCAACACGCGTTCATCTCTGCTCAAATCGCAAACGATATCAACCGCCGGTTCTTCTTCTTTGATGGGACCAGCCGACGTGGGATCGCCAACGCCAAAGAAGACGACTTTATCGAACTGTCGATTCATCCGACGTACCACCGCAACATCCCACGGTTGATGTCGGTCGTTCAATCGGTAGCGATCAAAGATTCGATCGATGAACGTCATGTGCGTATCAAGGAACTTGCCGCCCGCTTGACCGAACCTTCGACGGCCGCCGCCGCGGCGTTGCAATTAGAGGCGATCGGCGATGAAGGGGCGGTGCCGTTGAAGGTTGCCGCTACGGTCGCGAATCCAGAGATCCGGTTCTACGCGGCCGAATCGCTCGCTTACATGGATGAGGTCGAGGCGATCGATCCGTTGGTGGAGCTGGTTCGATCGGAGCCGGCGTTCCGGCATCGCGCGCTGTTGGCGTTGAGTATCTTGGAACATCGCTTGGCCGCCGAAGGGCTGCGTGAATTGATGGACGAGAGCAGCGTGGAGACGCGATATGGTGCGTTTCGCAATCTGCGGGAACGACCCGATCGCGAACTGTTGGTTCCGGGAACCCAAATGCCCGAGGGATATTCGTTCTTTCACGTCGCTTCCAAAGCGGATCCGTTGGTCGTCGTCAGCACGCTACGCTTTGCCGAAGTGGTGGTCTTTGGAGGACCGGTTCCGATCCGCCCGCCAAAATACCTGATGGCCGGTTCGGGAATCATGGTCCGCGGGGACGACGCGGGCAAGCTGCGGATCAGTCGATTTCAGCCGGGCAAACCGGACACGCGAAGTATCGCCCAGCCTACCGTGGCAGGGCTAATCAAGGGAATCTCCGACGTTGGAGGCAACTACAGCGACGTGGTCGAAGTGCTACGGTTGGCCAAACAACAGGGAGATTTAGAGGCTCGGTTTGCCATCGATCCGCTGCCCAAGACCGTTCGCACCTACCATCGCGAATCGGAATCCGAGGACGAGGAAGCGAGCTACGAAGAGCTCGGGCCAAGCAACATCGATCCTCCCGTTGGCAGTGGTAAAAAGGATTCTTGGTGGAAGTTTTAA
- a CDS encoding DMT family transporter → MSRWMYLMIVCTALIGGAGLAAQPGVNSTLSRKMAHPLHAAIVSFGSGLLVLVAIAICSGRFPPRFTESVASIPWWAWFGGSIGAFLVTVSMIFAPRIGALQWIALIVTGQAMASLALDHFGLAGFTQRSASGVRVLGAVLLVAGLILSSLERGPRPVPSTEDTADVNDVQPTADR, encoded by the coding sequence TTGTCGCGTTGGATGTATTTGATGATCGTGTGTACGGCGTTGATCGGCGGCGCGGGGCTGGCAGCCCAGCCGGGCGTCAATTCGACCTTGTCGCGGAAGATGGCGCATCCGCTGCACGCGGCGATCGTCTCCTTTGGATCGGGACTGCTGGTGCTGGTGGCGATTGCGATTTGCAGCGGCCGCTTCCCGCCACGGTTCACCGAATCGGTCGCTTCGATCCCTTGGTGGGCTTGGTTTGGCGGATCGATCGGTGCGTTCCTGGTCACGGTGTCGATGATCTTCGCGCCCCGGATCGGTGCTTTACAATGGATTGCGTTGATCGTAACCGGTCAAGCGATGGCTTCGCTGGCGTTGGACCATTTTGGATTGGCGGGCTTCACCCAACGTTCTGCCAGTGGCGTGCGAGTGCTTGGCGCCGTCTTATTAGTCGCTGGATTGATTCTGTCGAGCCTTGAGCGCGGGCCGCGGCCGGTGCCAAGCACCGAAGACACCGCCGATGTGAACGACGTTCAGCCGACGGCCGATCGCTGA
- the rimI gene encoding ribosomal protein S18-alanine N-acetyltransferase has protein sequence MEHSQSSATTVHIRWMIRRDMPSVLDIEAASFEFPWSEDEFIRCLRQRNCIGMVAEEEDRVVGFMIYELHKNRLHILNFAVNPDIRHRGVGQAMISKLVGKLSHDRRNRIMLEVRETNLDAQLFFRNSGFKAVSVLRDFYDDTSEDAYVMQYRYQPSQQEMSVPKGNRIGRMAG, from the coding sequence ATGGAACACTCACAGAGTTCAGCCACAACGGTACATATTCGTTGGATGATTCGTCGCGATATGCCGTCGGTGCTCGACATCGAAGCGGCGAGCTTCGAGTTCCCATGGTCGGAAGATGAGTTTATCCGCTGCCTGCGTCAGCGCAATTGCATCGGCATGGTGGCCGAAGAAGAAGACCGCGTGGTCGGCTTCATGATTTATGAACTGCATAAGAACCGTTTGCACATCCTCAATTTTGCCGTCAATCCCGACATCCGCCATCGTGGCGTCGGTCAAGCGATGATCAGCAAATTGGTTGGCAAACTTTCGCACGATCGCCGCAACCGAATCATGCTGGAAGTTCGTGAAACGAACCTCGACGCCCAACTGTTCTTCCGTAACAGCGGCTTCAAGGCGGTTTCGGTGCTTCGCGATTTCTACGACGACACAAGCGAAGATGCTTACGTGATGCAGTACCGGTACCAACCAAGCCAACAAGAGATGTCGGTTCCCAAGGGAAATCGCATCGGCCGCATGGCAGGTTAA
- a CDS encoding metallophosphoesterase family protein: MKRRTFVGLGTAAAGLPLINASETRAAQPEGKSTRGSFSVDGNLVRFYSADIRKPLRVLVAADTHLFLDDERGKPFHEFSGRMAGAYNRTRHFKTGEATNPQNSFTQIIERAQERNVDLLALVGDIFSFPSEAAIEWVADQLAASKLRYYYVAGNHDWHYEGMPGSIDELRATWIEKRLKPLYQGNNPLMSAYDIGDVRFLAIDNSTYEILPEQLDFFRAQAETGKPLVLTVHIPMFAPGRPVGFGCGHPEWGAQTDRNHKIERRPPWPTTGHTQATLDFHRDVFATPNLLGIFAGHTHRSSVDVINGIPQFVTDDNASGAFMDVELLPA, from the coding sequence ATGAAGCGTCGCACCTTCGTTGGACTCGGTACTGCGGCAGCGGGTCTACCGCTAATCAACGCAAGCGAAACGCGCGCTGCACAGCCCGAGGGCAAAAGCACTCGAGGCTCGTTCTCGGTCGACGGCAACTTGGTTCGCTTCTACTCAGCCGACATCCGCAAGCCGCTTCGCGTCCTTGTCGCTGCCGACACGCATCTGTTTTTGGACGACGAGCGAGGGAAACCGTTCCACGAATTCAGCGGCCGGATGGCTGGGGCTTACAACAGAACGCGGCATTTCAAAACCGGTGAAGCAACCAACCCACAAAACAGCTTCACTCAGATTATCGAACGCGCACAGGAGCGGAACGTCGACCTACTGGCATTGGTAGGCGACATCTTCAGCTTCCCATCCGAAGCAGCCATCGAATGGGTTGCAGATCAACTCGCCGCGTCAAAGCTCCGCTATTATTACGTCGCCGGGAATCACGACTGGCACTACGAAGGCATGCCGGGATCAATCGATGAACTGCGTGCGACATGGATTGAGAAGCGATTGAAACCGCTCTACCAAGGAAACAATCCGTTGATGTCGGCTTACGATATCGGCGACGTCCGTTTTTTGGCGATCGACAATTCGACTTACGAGATTCTTCCGGAGCAGTTGGATTTCTTCCGCGCGCAGGCCGAAACCGGCAAACCATTGGTTCTAACGGTTCACATTCCGATGTTTGCCCCCGGTCGCCCGGTCGGATTTGGCTGTGGACATCCGGAATGGGGAGCCCAAACGGATCGAAATCACAAAATCGAACGGCGGCCTCCGTGGCCAACGACGGGCCACACCCAAGCGACACTCGATTTCCACCGAGACGTCTTCGCGACACCCAATCTACTTGGGATCTTCGCGGGTCACACCCATCGCAGTTCGGTGGATGTCATCAACGGCATCCCGCAATTTGTCACCGATGACAATGCGAGTGGAGCTTTTATGGACGTCGAACTACTGCCTGCGTGA
- a CDS encoding RNA polymerase sigma factor — MHSSPPETRASLILRLPDAADVAAWDEVVAIYTPLIRRLAFAQGMQPADADDLVQEVFSAIARSVSQWLDRTDRGGFRAWLLTIARNAAVNYLTRRGTRTLATGDEDAAAMLAEVPAPTSEVSSQFDQEYRREVFRWAAAQVKCQVAETTWAAFWMTQVEGISVAETARRLEVSVGTIYVGRSRVMSRLKEVVKQHEVTQWC, encoded by the coding sequence ATGCATTCGAGTCCACCCGAAACGCGCGCAAGCTTGATCCTGCGTCTGCCCGATGCGGCGGACGTGGCGGCTTGGGATGAAGTGGTTGCAATCTACACTCCGCTGATCCGGCGATTAGCCTTCGCCCAAGGAATGCAACCGGCCGACGCGGATGACTTGGTGCAGGAGGTCTTCTCTGCGATCGCGCGGTCGGTCTCCCAGTGGCTCGATCGAACCGATCGCGGCGGGTTTCGAGCCTGGCTGCTGACGATCGCTCGCAATGCAGCCGTAAATTATTTAACGCGTCGGGGTACGCGGACATTGGCGACAGGTGACGAAGACGCAGCAGCGATGTTGGCCGAGGTTCCGGCACCGACATCGGAAGTCTCAAGCCAGTTTGATCAAGAGTATCGCCGAGAGGTCTTTCGTTGGGCCGCGGCACAAGTCAAGTGTCAGGTGGCGGAAACGACGTGGGCAGCGTTTTGGATGACTCAGGTTGAAGGCATCTCGGTCGCAGAGACGGCGCGGCGACTGGAAGTCAGCGTTGGCACCATCTATGTCGGCCGATCGCGGGTCATGAGTCGACTGAAAGAAGTCGTTAAACAACACGAGGTGACGCAATGGTGCTGA
- a CDS encoding serine/threonine-protein kinase, whose product MVLSENQCSDAGLECLIKGHESSREYLAALQHVETCPACQVRLEQTAAGAGLWQEAREVLADSDDCADMVQVGMPWDRSPIAWNESMLKTLLSPPSHPEMLGRIGRYDVERLIGSGGMGVVFKAYDTELNRPVAVKLLAPYLAENGSARKRFARESRAAAAVVDEHVVAIHNVESGDTPQQPPFLVMKYIAGGSLQQRLDRDGPLDVCEVLRIGMQTAKGLAAAHAQGLIHRDVKPSNILLDEGVDRALLTDFGLARAEDDACLTRSGFHPGTPHYMSPEQVRGEAIDGRSDLFSLGCVLYALCTGHPPFRAETSYAVLRRITDDTARPIRELNFNIPEWLDQFVLKLLSKSREDRFDSAAEVAGLLEDCLAHVQHPTTTPLPKTVAQFSRRRPSTHNCGKGRIPPSKLAFIGFAAFSLVIAGVLIVLEMNKGTLTIESNADDVPIQVMRGDKIVESLTVSRSGTSTRIAAGEYVIQLDGDFPMIQIDRETVSLKRGVQEIVKIHRTETSDNLRGVIFDDYDSISSASAQWDRATDGVPPKSFPSPANDMSRADETKEGEAEPDGSIAMERPKFATPEVLMQRFADCQLHGDSVGCIDCYSDEVINGLAASYLMTAMMLRGDIFPGEPEGKLLNRDPKQQQLMDELQAMLQAATIDNPPAIASAALSQAAASYYSDDDPVKRDALTNDQVTLIATSPTMLRNPRQFVKDFALWSQAKEDEQSKTPPKKRRYRIEYEGDSVWSVNIEDNTRMGLKRFGDTWLLHEPWGNAAQAGESPDESGNVAGDDSSIQPSPIIDTKVDWELPIDLAPSAILMQVNDLSDRIESMEPTFSHQTDE is encoded by the coding sequence ATGGTGCTGAGTGAAAACCAGTGCAGCGATGCTGGATTGGAGTGCCTTATTAAAGGTCATGAATCCAGTCGAGAATACCTGGCGGCGCTACAGCACGTCGAAACCTGTCCGGCCTGTCAGGTGCGTCTGGAACAGACAGCAGCCGGAGCGGGATTGTGGCAGGAGGCTCGCGAGGTTCTCGCGGACAGCGATGATTGCGCCGACATGGTCCAAGTTGGAATGCCTTGGGATCGCAGCCCGATCGCCTGGAACGAATCGATGCTCAAGACGCTCCTTTCGCCTCCATCGCATCCCGAAATGCTGGGTCGTATTGGCCGCTACGACGTGGAACGCTTGATTGGCAGCGGCGGGATGGGCGTTGTCTTCAAAGCTTACGATACCGAATTGAATCGCCCGGTGGCGGTCAAGTTACTGGCTCCTTATCTGGCGGAAAATGGATCGGCGAGGAAACGCTTCGCTCGCGAATCGCGTGCGGCGGCAGCGGTCGTGGATGAGCATGTCGTTGCGATTCATAATGTTGAATCGGGTGATACTCCCCAACAGCCGCCATTTCTCGTGATGAAGTACATCGCGGGCGGTTCACTGCAACAACGACTCGATCGCGACGGCCCGCTGGACGTTTGCGAAGTTCTCCGCATCGGTATGCAGACCGCCAAGGGGCTCGCCGCCGCGCATGCTCAAGGTTTGATTCATCGCGATGTAAAACCATCCAACATCCTGCTCGACGAAGGAGTTGATCGAGCGCTGTTGACCGATTTTGGTTTGGCCCGCGCCGAGGACGATGCCTGTTTGACACGCAGCGGTTTTCATCCTGGCACGCCGCACTATATGTCTCCCGAACAAGTGCGAGGCGAAGCGATCGATGGTCGCAGCGACTTGTTCAGTCTCGGTTGTGTGCTCTACGCACTCTGCACCGGGCATCCGCCGTTTCGCGCAGAAACCAGCTACGCGGTCCTCCGCCGGATTACCGACGATACCGCGCGCCCCATTCGTGAACTCAATTTCAACATTCCCGAGTGGTTGGATCAGTTTGTGTTGAAGCTGCTTTCGAAGTCGCGCGAAGATCGATTCGATTCCGCCGCTGAAGTTGCAGGGTTGCTCGAAGACTGTCTTGCCCATGTTCAGCATCCTACGACAACACCGCTTCCGAAAACTGTAGCGCAGTTTTCACGACGGCGCCCGTCAACGCATAACTGCGGCAAGGGCAGAATTCCGCCGAGCAAACTGGCCTTCATCGGATTCGCCGCATTTTCGTTGGTCATTGCCGGCGTGCTCATCGTACTGGAAATGAACAAGGGGACGCTGACGATCGAATCGAATGCGGACGACGTGCCGATTCAGGTCATGCGGGGCGACAAGATCGTCGAATCGTTGACGGTTTCCCGGTCGGGTACTTCGACTCGCATCGCGGCGGGCGAGTACGTGATTCAGCTGGATGGCGACTTCCCGATGATTCAGATTGACAGGGAGACGGTGTCTCTGAAACGTGGCGTTCAGGAAATTGTCAAGATCCACCGAACCGAGACATCCGATAACCTACGTGGGGTCATTTTTGATGACTACGATTCGATAAGCAGTGCTTCAGCCCAATGGGATCGCGCGACGGACGGTGTACCACCGAAGAGCTTCCCGTCTCCGGCAAACGACATGTCTCGAGCTGACGAAACAAAAGAGGGTGAAGCCGAGCCCGACGGTTCAATCGCGATGGAACGTCCAAAGTTTGCTACGCCTGAAGTTCTGATGCAACGCTTTGCGGACTGTCAGTTGCACGGCGATTCGGTGGGCTGCATCGACTGCTATTCCGACGAAGTGATCAATGGATTAGCCGCCTCCTATCTGATGACAGCGATGATGTTGCGAGGTGATATTTTTCCGGGCGAACCGGAGGGAAAGCTTCTCAATCGCGACCCGAAGCAGCAACAATTGATGGACGAATTGCAGGCGATGTTGCAGGCAGCAACGATTGATAATCCGCCTGCGATCGCATCGGCAGCGTTGTCACAAGCTGCTGCGTCATACTACAGCGACGATGATCCCGTGAAGCGTGATGCGTTAACCAACGACCAGGTGACGCTGATCGCAACATCACCCACGATGTTAAGGAACCCGCGCCAATTTGTGAAAGACTTTGCACTGTGGTCCCAGGCAAAAGAAGACGAGCAAAGCAAGACTCCGCCGAAAAAGCGACGGTATCGCATCGAATACGAAGGCGATTCCGTCTGGTCGGTGAACATCGAAGACAATACCCGCATGGGACTCAAGCGATTCGGCGATACATGGTTGCTGCACGAACCATGGGGCAACGCCGCACAAGCTGGCGAGTCGCCGGATGAATCTGGAAATGTCGCTGGCGATGACTCTTCGATTCAGCCTTCGCCGATCATCGATACCAAAGTCGACTGGGAACTTCCAATTGATCTTGCGCCCAGTGCGATTCTCATGCAAGTGAACGATCTCTCCGATCGCATCGAGTCGATGGAACCGACCTTCAGCCATCAAACGGACGAGTAG